Within the Erigeron canadensis isolate Cc75 chromosome 6, C_canadensis_v1, whole genome shotgun sequence genome, the region CAGTTCTAGACTTCCATCTATTAAAATGAATCTAGTTACATCACTATTATATTGACCCTCACCTCTTATATGTAACATATACATGCACTTGATCAACTAACGTACTTACTAGTGTCACATCTTTTCACCGATCAACAATAGACATTTAGGACATTTGAGAAATTAGTAAACATTGACTTTTTTCCAGCATATAACACATTTTTAGTTAACTGTACAATGATAGATGTGAACTGTATGACTTCACATTAAGGATGGCTAAATTAGCACACCTTGTGTACATGGATCAATTTGGAGCACCGAGATAAGTAAGCTGATGTTCTACAGACAACAACATTGATCCTTTACTTTGTTTATCTTAAGTTCTTAAAAGGAAGATGACTCACAATTGATACTACCTTTTTAGACTATTATATTGCTTATTTTACTTGCATTTGATGATTGGCAAATTTTATGCAGGAGTTAAAAGTAGGAAATGGTTTTGGAGGCATTGCATTAAGGTATCTAATATTTCTCTCTGTGGTTTCTTCCTAGTTTCTATGGTTAGTTTGTACAAATTATAAAACAATTGTTACTTGAATCTTTTATCATGCTTACTGTGTATTCTTTTGGTGCTTTATTAATTATGTTGACTTTTGCTGTTACAGTCCTGTTGGACAGCAATGCATCTCAAAGGAAGATTCAGACCTGATAACAAGGAAAGGTTTGGCTGTTGTAGATTGTTCTTGGGCGCGATTGGATGATGTACCTTTTACAAAGCTACGATGTCCTGCTCCCCGTCTATGTAAGGGCTTTAAAAAATTTGTGTGTTATACCATTGACTTAATCTGACAAAACCAATGTGGCATATTGTGAACATATCAAAATAcagtataaaaaaaactataccaTATACTACAATTGGTGCATGCATATTTCATAGAGTGTATGAGCAATATTTTAATGTATTTGATGAATTTGTAAGCTATCAAACCTAGTATAATTACTATATTCCTTATAAATTGATTGATTGTATGCCGTGCAGTACCATGGTTGGTAGCTGTGAATCCAGTAAATTATGGTCGACCCTGCGAGTTATCTTGTGTGGAGGCTTTATCTGCGGGTCTAATTATATGGTAACTACCTCACCCCTTTGTAAGTAAGTATGTGTGATGTTCATTGATATGGTTATATGAGCTCAACTTGTAGCAATAATATGTAGATAGAAAAGGTGATGTTCATTGGCTACCTTGCAACTTTTATGGATTATTGTGCTTGTGTTGCAAAGCATGAACCCACAAAAAAGTTCCTCATCCCCGAACCTAGGGGTGTAATAAGTAGTTTTGATCTACACAACATATTCAGAATTTTAGATATTAAAATACCTAAAGGTTTCTAAGCAAATAAGAATGGGAAGAGAGAAACTGGTTACAGACATGTAGGTTCAGAAGGTAGGTTTTAGTTAGTGCCAGAAGCCGGTTATGGCCTTCTGAGTTAGAAGGTTTTAATGCCAGAAGAAAATTAAGAGTTAATATGATTACCCTTTATTGTGAATGTAAAACAGAACAAAGCATGACAAGCATATGTTTGTGATATGATCACAACATATCTCACCTGTAATATACTAATATGAGGTTATTTTAAAGGGAAAGTAAAAGGTCTATGGTCTTAAggatataaaaaatatgattttagtTCATGCACTTAATGGATACCATGTTAAAAGACACCGGTAACACGATGTAAGCCTGATGTTTGCTGCTAAAAAAATATGCATTCATCATTCACCATCTTGTTATAATTGGTGAAATATTCTTTTAGTCTATGTTAATAGATATGTTCTTTTTGCTGCATGTCTCCAACAGTGGTGAGGTAGAAAATGGCGAGTTGTTGCTAAGCAAGTTCAAGTGGGGCCATGCTTTCTTGTCCCTCAACAGgtatattaattactttctgtACCCAAATTACTACATTATTGATGTCACATGTTGTGTGTTTAGATGCATAAATCTTATGATCTTAGCAATACATGTATCAGTTTGAAATATTAAAACTTAGTGTCAAAGCAAATATCCACAGGGAGGGCCTTGACAATAGAGATAAGCCAATGTTCGTAATCATGGGTCTAGAAGCTTGCTACAAACATATAACAGTTGGTTATGTATACATAACCACTCAGCGATACAATTATATAGGAGCATGGATTTGCACAGACCTTGCTATCTTTTAATTTCACTTACTAGCATATTGAATCATTTTAATAAAGTGCAAACTTCGAGATTAGAAAACTCGGTATGCTGTTTTTTCATTTGTCACATTGGCAAGTTGATTTAAACGGAGCAACTAGACAATCACTATCTTCAACTGCATGTATATGAAGATTCTATTCGTCAAAAGTATGAAATGTATGCGACTCTTTTGTAGCTCTATGTTTAATAAGAACATGAATTCCACAAATATATATTCCACAAAGTATGAAATAattgctaatatatatccaataaaaataataagtacagtaatatatatccaatgaaataataactaatatatatccaataatttGTTCTATAGTATAAAGATAAAACTTTAATTggaaattaataatatttattgtaaatatattaagattttaaaagtaatttacaactttgatgGACATATTGTTTTTTGTATTATTCAAATGTCGCTAAGCATGTCACAGTAAACAATTTCGACGAAcatatttttaacaattttttcaatataaaactcaaaagtGTTGATGTATAGATTAATTTTGTTATTACTCAAAAcaatatattagatttttaactataataaattaacatctaatattgataacgtCGTAATCCTCGTGTATTAGACACaggcctaaaatctagtaaatatatatgacGGAATGAAACTATATGCCCTAACAGGGATATGGGCTATGTTCCCTTGAACAAGTTGCACAACCCAATATCCAGTCCTGGATTATAGGTCCTTATAATGTGTATGttttaattcataattaatGTTATGTAACACCATTTATACGTTACATACAGATCTATGAAAAGTAAAGGCTTTGTTTGTAAGAAAAAACTATAAACTAACTCACTTAAGTGAGTTGATCACTCATATGTTTTAAGCTGAGcctaaaaaaaattttacatgAAACTAAAAATCCTAAATTTAAGTCtttaacaaacatattttcCTTTATAATGCTTTAATCAAAAAGATGTACTTATCATCTATattcttatataaaaattatcacaccccctatttttagaaatagttacatacgaaattactaaattacccttaattaaACATCCACTATGAaaagagttttataaaataccaatcttgtccttaataaattaatttacactttaaacatttattttaataattaacacttttaagcctttatcttctaaaaattttcactatcataattacatcaacctacaccacttgacaccgccaccaccaccaataaaaCCGACACCGACACCGACACCACTTGACcatcttccccaccaccgccgccgcattgcgcgggtaccatgctcgttttcTTATAAAGTCTTAAGTTTTAAGTCTCgataaacttttttaaagttttacacttatataaataaaaagaaaccctttttttgcgagaacctttgagaacttttcaaatgaagcccaaccgatgattgttctttacatgaaaattgttttttgactattttctgaataacttatgtgtaattttgaagtttataattgtgtggaggcattgattatcatccgttatacaattatgtggagattttcattcttgatcacatgtgcacgaatattgctatgatcacatgtatgcaagtcgatcacatgtatgcaagtctatcacatgtaatcataacaatattcgtgcacatgtgatcaagaatccaaatctctacataattgtataacagatgataatccatgcctccatacaattataaacttcaaaattacacataagttattctagtgaataatcaaaaaacaattttcatgtaaagaataatcatcggttgggcttgatttgaaaagttctcaaaggttctcgcaaaaaaaaaggttctcaaaataacttttgaatatatatatatgggctaATTACTTGGAAAGTCCTTCAACTTGTCACTGAAACCTTTTATGGGGCTCGAACAAAAATAAGTTCTATTCGGGGGGAAGAAAAACGGCTAAAATCTCTTTTATGGGCTAATTACTTGGAAAATCATTCAAATTGTCACTGAAACCTTTTTTGgggctccaacaaaaaaaagttctatttgagGGTATGAAAACGACTAAATTTACAATTGTGGGGTCTCATGTAAGTAGCCGGTCAAAAAgtattttaaatgtaatttctcttttattttatttcatttatggaTTACATAAAAAATCCAAGTCATGTCTCTATACAAAAcaccaaaaaataatatatatatatatagggttccATCTCCATAACCTCCGACCATCCTACCGCCGACACCACCTAAATCCGACTACCCTTTTGCCATTACAGATTTGGGATGCCATAATCACATATTCCCTATGGTAACGTCAgctcatcatcaacatcactaGTATATAATCACATCCTCGgaaaatcaaaaacaacataCAAATTTTCTGGCCAccccaacaccaccaccacaaagaTCCGACCACAAAACTCATGAAACAATTTGAATAATCTTGATTGTATCTTTGTCCCCATTTAACCATTCTCATGTACAACTCTTATTAAACAACCCAAGTTAAAGATTTGAACATTTTACTTAACACCACCGCAAATCTCCATAGCCGCCACCATAAAGTTTATGTCGCCGGCAACAGTGGTTTTGAAATGGAAGTGGCTAGATGTCATATGGTACAAGGGAATATAAAAAAGTggctaatttgaaaaaaaaaattgttggaGCTCCAAAAAAGGTTTTAGTGACAAGTTGAGAgacttttcaagtaattagcccTTAAAAATAAGGATAAAACCGGCTAGCTACTgtacacgtcagcaaaaagtgGTCACAGTCCGACAATAGTAATTTTAGCCGTTTTCATACCctcaaatagaacttttttttgttggaacCTCAGAAAAGGTTTCAGTGACAAGTTGAAGGACTTTTCTAGTAATtagccctatatatatatatatatatatatatagggtagagatcctggaagaaggtgttttaaggagagaagggagagaatgtCTTATGAACTAAtaagaacgcgacatgtgtataaatgaaaaaaatgcgcAGTgaaattttggtaaataaatcaaacttttttgaagTGATCAGCCTGGGTTCCAATCAGTTTGGGTCtggatcagcttgggttctgatcagcttggttggtcagcttgggttctgatcagcttgggtctgggtcagcttggttggtcagcataatcagtttggtcaggttggggttggggtctgttcaggttgggtcagtttgacacaatttacacaatCTAcataaatgtagattatggattttgggtcagcttgggttctaggttggatcagcttggggtctggttaggttgggtcagcttggggttgagttagcttgacacaatttacacataatctatacaaatgtagattatgggttctgggttttgggtcagcttggggtctggtcaggttggggttcggttgggtcagcttgggctgaaTCAGGTtatggttggtcagcttgggttgggtcagcttgaggtggattgggtcagcttaggtttgaagtcaaattatttacaaaaatgccaccgcgcattttttttAGAGGCGACGTGTCACACTCTGATTGGCCAATAGGACCTTCGTTCACTCtctccttaacacaccttcttatttgatctctctcctatatatatatacatatatatatatatatatatggggggtgggaatataaggctgtcgggtatctaagcttaggtgtggaacactcacatattgtttttttaatccataaaaatcatgggggcctatgcatttattcattaaaaaagaaataaaaatatattagtatgtgaggggttccacacctaagcttaggtgccggacaaccttatactctcttttccttatatatatttatatctatactatattataaagcagattttccctagattttcaacattgaacttgaaattttcaatattgattttaagtacttccccaaaatgcccctcctatctattctatatttatctaaaataactataataccatttctctccccttaaatctcaaccaatcatcttttttctctctcagccataaatcatttattcatctaattcattcaaaatcttttatctcaaaaaccgtacatcgataaattataaaaattgtatgggtgttcttaaaatttcatgctcttttattagagatgtcattcgatatactttcgacaaatttttaaatccgagggcggagcccgtacggctaagacatttgactatcatactctatgacatatcaactcctataacctatcatactctatgacctaggtatcaccccaccatctcaccgccgcaacgcgcgggtacttaatCTCGTATATAGATAGGGATGTGCTATATGTACCCCCAATTACTAAACGTACCCCCTATTAAAAtctattaattaatcaaaattttattttaacactAATCAGTCAACTTTCCATATTAATAGCTAATTATATGTATTCAAACAAGCATTTAATATATCATATTAAATGCTAATacatttatctttatttataaatatcaatctttttctcaaatTTCATAAGCAAATCATTAACAAAGTTTAAGTACAAAGTAGAGgcaaattataaaaacacaaagGAATCACCACCATCGTCGTACACAATCTCCGGCCACCACCGCATACACAATCTCCGGCCACTATTTCGTTTTATAGATGTCGGATCTAGTGAATTTCTCACGAAGAAGGTAGACATTTtatatacacattattattattattattaataatttatttaatttattttattattatttattattattattattgtcgtaAATATTCATGTCACGTGAAGATTTGACAAATTGGGTGCGAACAATGGCTCGTTCTTTTGGTTATGTCATTAATACTAAAAGATCTAAAACAAATGCAAGCGGTTTCACttatataaagattaaattaTCTATAAACTATTAAGAAAAGTAAGtttattatgaaatatattgtgttaatgtaataaattataaaaaatgttttatgtaatgattagaaagaaaaaaaaaactaataaatggGGTGTTTTTAAagagatatttaatgattaagaaaaataaagaggtatttaatgacattattaattattagtgTTAAAATAGAAAGTTGACTAATTGATAGACGCGCCCCGTATCACGACCAGGGTTTTTGGTATTTTGACcactcactttttgcagcgagggtcgctgcaaaaagttaCGCCACGTCAGCTTTCCACTAACCACTGCTTTAAATGTTTGACCGACTTTAAtccacttattgcagcgagggtcgctgcaataagtaTGCCGGACCCAATTTCGAAATAAAACCGATCCACCCATCCATTCCATCATTTTCATCCGATTTTCCTTCACAATTTCTACCAAATCTATCCACCAAAACACCTCCGGCTACTAACAATTCGGCCACCACGACACCACCAAAACACCTCATATTTTAACAATCCAGTCCCCTTGTTATAACAATCCGGCTACCGCGAAGTTTCGGGATCATCACCCCCGCCAGCCACCGCCAGCCATCACCGTCTGTCTTACAGGGAAGTAGTATTAGCAGCGACATTTGGACTTTTAGGAGCCCGCTATTTTCCGTCCGCCGTTTGATTTTCCGGCTATCCTCCCCCAAATTCCGGCCGGTCGTCCTCCCTGTCGTCCTCCCCCAAATTTTCCGGCCATCTCAAATTctggtatgtattttatgctttttgatttttattatatgtgtttttgatagttaattggttatattggtatgttagtatagtttttgtatacatactagttttgttaatttgttagtattgttaggattattagttgtttataggattttaataggtttgttagtatagttagttttgatttgttgataatttagtgatttgttaggagcccactaatttgtttttttagtgatttgttagaatatttgtcattagtgttaggtgttttaGTGTTTGGTTAGAATATATTATTAGATGAAAAATTACGTAGATTaagatttgttaaaaaattgattaaaataaatagctaagattatgttaaaaatatatgtattgaactaaatacccaagattatgtaaaaaaattgattaaaaaaaaactacttaaaacttataaaaaattagtttaacaaaaatatagataaaactatatataaaaattaagttaaaaagtatgatgtgtaaaaaatttagttaaaaaatttaaaaatatattatagaacTAAATTGctaagattatgtaaaaatattgattaaataaactacttaagacgtataaaaaattagttcaataataatatagataaaactatatataaaaattaagttaaaaaatatgacgtataaaaaatttagttaaaaagttagTATAAAGACATAGATATAAGTAAACTATATATTAGTATACAACAAAAgtaaatgtataagtaaaaagaataagaataaaattaaaagtataaaagtaaatatatattgtataaacggagttctaaaaattattataaagttaaaaagatatatataaaagtaataaaatttgtgataattttgttatatgatttgtattttgcaaaaaaggtataatatgatttgtatttttgttCTCCCCGGATAGACgatgtcttttaatttagaaatccaGTTTTTACGATTTGACTTCGGTTGTTCCTTAAACTGGACTTTAACATCCTCTACTAATTCGTCGATAGCTTCGTCAGCGTCAGAGTCTTTTCGATGATCGTTATCCGGTAGGCATGTCGACAGTGTCAGGTCTAGCTTTCTCCAAAAGTCATTTATGTTATGCACCTCAACACGTTGCCTAtatttttgaccaaaaataattacaatatttgtgcatttaccaaaaaaaaacatgaattacCTATATTTCAATAAACTTACTGTAATGCATGTACGCAGCTAGACGACAGGCACATGGAAGGCCACAACTAATCCACACCTTACACCCGCACTTTCTCAAGTCTTTACCGatctcattttttaatcgtTTTGTAACATTCgagaaatttgacttttgttgacctgtTAGTTTTGTGTACATTTGATTAATGATGATCGTTTACTCTATATATGATCGAGTTTGGCTATGATTTAATTGTGTTCAAGGTGAAtgtgcatttatatatatatatatataatgatcgtTTTTAGTCAAGTTGTGTTTGCATGATATTCAAGGTGTTTTATGAGATCGAATGGTCGTTAATGTAATGGTCGATTGCTAACTTGCGGTGTAACTAGATTGATTAAGTAAATGAACTATCCATGGGTTAACCCAAACCCATGCCCATCTACCCAACCCTATCCCCACCCCAAGTCTTGCCATCCTCCCAACCATCCattcatttcttacacttctctttctctctcacacTCTTAAATGAAAGACTTTTCTTACttctctctctatctctctctaaATTTAATACCTCAAATTAAATGTTTCAAGCAAGACTTTGTTAGGGCTTTTCATTAATATCATCATCTCTTCTTCATATTAAAAATTTGGGTTTGGAAGTGCTAGGAAACTCCCTATTCGGGTCATTTTTGGGTTTGACACTTtggtggaagatttggtaagttaaaactatctcatattcaccattacatgtttataatcatgtttttagtcatatttaagtgttttcgggtcacaaatagagccaaaagtcgaattagggtttgtaatGGGTCAAAGCGAAATTGAAACTAGATTTGATGTTTTGAAGTGAAATCTTGGAATGGGTTGTGttcatttgagtttgtttatgtCCAAATGTGTGCATTTAAGCTTGAAATCAGGTCCTAGATCCTCCTAAGTCGTCTATGGGGTCAAAATGAGTGTTTTGGGGGTGTTTGGCTCGTGCTGGTGCTGAACTGGGTGGGTTGCAGCGCAGCTATACAAGTTGCGGCGCAGCTGAAGTGTTCTGTTTTTGAGCTGCGGCGCAACATTAAGTTGCGGCGTAATTGGGGTGtttaatcaactaactttttcctagctttgGTTCTGgaatcctaggatcgtcccgacctttccggaatgtcctcttatgaccttattggtgctctACACAAGACAAACCATTCATTCAAAGTCGTGAGTCACTTTTGGAACCAAACCTGAGATCTATAAGccaaactatatacatatatacatgtatcttttgatccgtaagtccgttttagACGTGTGACCTATCGatggaatcgtgagagagtctactttctcatgGTATCATCCTCTCTAAGTCAATCCTTtcccatttctaaaaatgtcttGTCAAAGTGTCTTGTTCTTACCCGGAAAAGTTGTTTAAGCGTTAGTGGGTTTGTGACTCGACTTAAACTTGCTAGACCAACTTATTAGGGTTATTAGAGTTGAATTTGATTGTATTGGGGTGTACATTGATAGGTTGTGATCGTGTGGCGAACATTGCACGCTTGTAGATTAATCTAAACTTTTTGTAGCcgctcaaggtgagttcgtagccccttttctttacatgattttggggtgaaaagtgtacaacttgtttcattggtttgtttgattgttatgtgtttgtttatgtAAGAAATCtaggttatgtgttcgtttgctTGTAAATCAAGGTTTTATGATTGTTTgcctagtttatcaaggttatgtgttcgtttgctTTATGAATCAAGGTTAAATGATTCGtgggctagtttatcaaggttatgtgttctttggctttgtgaatcaaggttgaatgattgtttggctatgtTATCTAGGTTATGTGTCTGACTAATTTGTAAATCAAGGTTCTATGATTGTTATgcgttcgtatcaaggttatgaggttcattaaatgatccaatcaaggtttcaaggcttggtgatcgtttaacgatcccaattatgagatcatttaatgacccaatcaaggtttcaaggttatatgatcatttaatgatctaattatgttcgtatcaaggttaaacggttgttatcccgacacttgtttcttatagtcaaaacctacgaactcaccaactttatgttgacg harbors:
- the LOC122604535 gene encoding 18S rRNA aminocarboxypropyltransferase-like, whose product is MGYNKSRKFKNHHSQPQSSRAHQPNHEDESLPADPESEEESPMVSKIQLAMWDFGQCDVKRCTGRKLARFGFLKELKVGNGFGGIALSPVGQQCISKEDSDLITRKGLAVVDCSWARLDDVPFTKLRCPAPRLLPWLVAVNPVNYGRPCELSCVEALSAGLIICGEVENGELLLSKFKWGHAFLSLNREGLDNRDKPMFVIMGLEACYKHITVGYVYITTQRYNYIGAWICTDLAIF